Part of the Paenarthrobacter sp. JL.01a genome is shown below.
CGGTGAAACCCGTCATGGCCAGACCGGCCAGCAGTTCACGCACCTCTGCGGCATGCTTGCGGTTTATGGCCTGGAGTTCGACGCCGGTCCGCGGCTCCACGAGCGATGCCGCCTTTGCTGCCGAACGGACCTGCTGGACGAGGCCAAGGTCCCGGGTTACGAGGTCCTCGAGCACGCGGACGACACGGCCGTCTTCAGCGCGTGAAACATAGGAAGCGTGCACAGCGCCCTGTTCCGCCAGACGATTCCATTTGCGCTGGGCCGAGGCGGTGCCGACCTTGCTTGCACCGTTGGCGAAGGTGGCCACGTAGAGCCAGTGCGGCTGCATCAGATAGGAACGAAGCCCGGGCGGTACGGAGCCGCCGCGGTGGAAGTCGTGCATGAGCCGGGAGTCGTCCCGCGCGAAGCAGGCACCGCACTGTTTGCCACGTTCGGCAGGAGAACTGCCGGGACAGGGAACATGTGTCCTGTCGCCGGGGCCGTCCACCTTGACGTGGCCGAGGCACCACAAACCGGGCATAACACGCAGGCCCAGGGATGAACCCTGGGCCAACGCAACATCAGTAAATTCCCCATCCGGGGTGTGGAGCCGCAACGCCGGGGATGATGAGTCCCACGCGACTCCGTGGACCAGCACGGGGCCTCTTACAGGGAAGGCTGGACCCCGAAGGCCACGGCGAGCTTCATGATCTTCTCAGCACGGCCCAGGCGCGGCAGGTCGGAGCCGTCGCGGATGACGCGGCCGTTGGCTTCGAAGTCGTTCATGAAGTCGGTGGCCCAGGCGACGTCGGAAGGCGTGGGGCTGATGACCTCGTTGATAACCGTGGTCTGGTCGATGGCCAGGCACAGCTTGCCGGTCATGCCCATGGTCACGGTGATGCCCGTCTGCTCGCGCAGGATCGGGTGGTTGGTGCCGACGGTGGGTCCATCGATGGGGCCGGGCAGGTTGCCGACGCGGGACGCGACAACCAGCTTTGCGCGCGGGTACGCCATGGCTTCGGGAGTAGCGGCCATGCCGGTGTCGCGGCGGAAGTCACCGGAACCGAACGCGAGGCGGAAGGCACCCTGCGCTCGGGCGATGTGGTTGGCTTCCTCG
Proteins encoded:
- a CDS encoding DUF2797 domain-containing protein, with the translated sequence MLVHGVAWDSSSPALRLHTPDGEFTDVALAQGSSLGLRVMPGLWCLGHVKVDGPGDRTHVPCPGSSPAERGKQCGACFARDDSRLMHDFHRGGSVPPGLRSYLMQPHWLYVATFANGASKVGTASAQRKWNRLAEQGAVHASYVSRAEDGRVVRVLEDLVTRDLGLVQQVRSAAKAASLVEPRTGVELQAINRKHAAEVRELLAGLAMTGFTVVEEEWERPELAHQLCSARPSGAIRHPYPAAFDGGGHGLRVHSLSGAIALAGLPDAEGNEVEGTFVADLGALKGRRIEFGPHTTEIPALQDSLF
- a CDS encoding HpcH/HpaI aldolase/citrate lyase family protein: MTSSIAAESIRPTRNIPADIARSWLLVNAMKTELFDESAASRADAIILDIEDAVDPSQKDAARENVVNWLTGGGQAWVRINDATSDFWADDLAGLRGTPGLLGVMLAKTESADQVTESYHRMDGKTPVVALVESALGIEEANHIARAQGAFRLAFGSGDFRRDTGMAATPEAMAYPRAKLVVASRVGNLPGPIDGPTVGTNHPILREQTGITVTMGMTGKLCLAIDQTTVINEVISPTPSDVAWATDFMNDFEANGRVIRDGSDLPRLGRAEKIMKLAVAFGVQPSL